A genome region from Ficedula albicollis isolate OC2 chromosome 23, FicAlb1.5, whole genome shotgun sequence includes the following:
- the PAQR7 gene encoding membrane progestin receptor alpha isoform X1, giving the protein MDFSLGAGAGPEHRGQRSPGTERGKSSSAGRVCSRAARGIQVTLHSEDLQFVLAMATVVTEKLSRLFINVRQLPQLLGPLSPGTVSSAEVPPVFWKPYIHGGYRPVRQTWRYYFSTLFQQHNEAINVWSHLAAALALLLRSQQLRQRVDFGQDEHARPLLIILAASVTYLTFSSLAHLLQAKSEFWHYSFFFMDYVGVAVYQYGSALGHFYYAIEPGWHRRVRGFFLPLAAALAWLSCAGSCYAKFRFHPRSALPGRLCQELPSALAYLLDISPVLHRIGCAARPEPALLYHKGQVLFFLLGAFFFSHPYPEKWFPGKCHFFGQSHQIFHVFLVLCTLAQIEAVVLDYESRREIYSSLQGDLAHDFSALFLLTVACSVLTAAYMARRVKNKLKEE; this is encoded by the exons AT GGATTTCTCCTTGGGAGCCGGAGCGGGTCCGGAGCACCGGGGGCAGCGCAGCCCCGGCACCGAGCGAGGCAAGTCAAGTTCTGCTGGCAGGGTTTGCTCCCGAGCTGCCCGCGGAATTCAG GTCACTTTGCACAGCGAGGACCTGCAGTTTGTCCTCGCCATGGCCACGGTGGTGACGGAGAAGCTCAGCCGGCTCTTCATCAACGTGCGGCAGCTCCCGCAGCTGCTGGGGCCGCTGTCCCCGGGCACGGTCAGCAGCGCCGAGGTGCCGCCGGTCTTTTGGAAGCCCTACATCCACGGTGGCTACCGGCCCGTGCGCCAGACCTGGCGCTATTACTTCTCCACgctcttccagcagcacaacGAGGCCATCAACGTGTGGTCGCACCTGGCGGCCGCCCTGGCGCTGCTGCTGCGCTCGCAGCAGCTCCGGCAGCGCGTGGACTTCGGGCAGGACGAGCACGCCCGGCCCCTGCTCATCATCCTGGCCGCCTCCGTCACCTACCTGACCTTCAGCAGCCTGGCCCACCTGCTGCAGGCTAAATCCGAGTTCTGGCACTACAGCTTCTTCTTCATGGACTACGTGGGGGTGGCGGTGTACCAGTACGGCAGCGCGCTGGGGCACTTCTACTACGCCATCGAGCCGGGCTGGCACCGGCGCGTCCGCGGCTTCTTCCTGCCGCTGGCGGCGGCGCTGGCCTGGCTGTCCTGCGCCGGCTCCTGCTACGCCAAGTTCCGCTTCCACCCGCGCAGCGCCCTGCCCGGCcgcctgtgccaggagctgccctcgGCGCTGGCCTACCTGCTGGACATCAGCCCCGTGCTGCACCGCATCGGCTGCGCCGCGCGCCCCGAGCCCGCCCTGCTCTACCACAAGGGCCAGgtgctcttcttcctcctcGGCGCCTTCTTCTTCTCCCATCCCTACCCCGAGAAGTGGTTCCCTGGGAAGTGCCACTTCTTCGGGCAGAGCCACCAGATCTTCCACGTGTTCCTGGTGCTCTGCACGCTGGCGCAGATCGAGGCCGTGGTGCTGGACTATGAGTCCAGGAGGGAGATCTACTCCTCCCTGCAGGGGGACCTGGCTCACGACTTCTCTGCCCTGTTCCTCCTCACTGTCGCCTGCTCTGTCCTCACAGCTGCCTACATGGCCCGGAGGGTGAAGAACAAGCTCAAGGAAGAGTAA
- the PAQR7 gene encoding membrane progestin receptor alpha isoform X2 has product MATVVTEKLSRLFINVRQLPQLLGPLSPGTVSSAEVPPVFWKPYIHGGYRPVRQTWRYYFSTLFQQHNEAINVWSHLAAALALLLRSQQLRQRVDFGQDEHARPLLIILAASVTYLTFSSLAHLLQAKSEFWHYSFFFMDYVGVAVYQYGSALGHFYYAIEPGWHRRVRGFFLPLAAALAWLSCAGSCYAKFRFHPRSALPGRLCQELPSALAYLLDISPVLHRIGCAARPEPALLYHKGQVLFFLLGAFFFSHPYPEKWFPGKCHFFGQSHQIFHVFLVLCTLAQIEAVVLDYESRREIYSSLQGDLAHDFSALFLLTVACSVLTAAYMARRVKNKLKEE; this is encoded by the coding sequence ATGGCCACGGTGGTGACGGAGAAGCTCAGCCGGCTCTTCATCAACGTGCGGCAGCTCCCGCAGCTGCTGGGGCCGCTGTCCCCGGGCACGGTCAGCAGCGCCGAGGTGCCGCCGGTCTTTTGGAAGCCCTACATCCACGGTGGCTACCGGCCCGTGCGCCAGACCTGGCGCTATTACTTCTCCACgctcttccagcagcacaacGAGGCCATCAACGTGTGGTCGCACCTGGCGGCCGCCCTGGCGCTGCTGCTGCGCTCGCAGCAGCTCCGGCAGCGCGTGGACTTCGGGCAGGACGAGCACGCCCGGCCCCTGCTCATCATCCTGGCCGCCTCCGTCACCTACCTGACCTTCAGCAGCCTGGCCCACCTGCTGCAGGCTAAATCCGAGTTCTGGCACTACAGCTTCTTCTTCATGGACTACGTGGGGGTGGCGGTGTACCAGTACGGCAGCGCGCTGGGGCACTTCTACTACGCCATCGAGCCGGGCTGGCACCGGCGCGTCCGCGGCTTCTTCCTGCCGCTGGCGGCGGCGCTGGCCTGGCTGTCCTGCGCCGGCTCCTGCTACGCCAAGTTCCGCTTCCACCCGCGCAGCGCCCTGCCCGGCcgcctgtgccaggagctgccctcgGCGCTGGCCTACCTGCTGGACATCAGCCCCGTGCTGCACCGCATCGGCTGCGCCGCGCGCCCCGAGCCCGCCCTGCTCTACCACAAGGGCCAGgtgctcttcttcctcctcGGCGCCTTCTTCTTCTCCCATCCCTACCCCGAGAAGTGGTTCCCTGGGAAGTGCCACTTCTTCGGGCAGAGCCACCAGATCTTCCACGTGTTCCTGGTGCTCTGCACGCTGGCGCAGATCGAGGCCGTGGTGCTGGACTATGAGTCCAGGAGGGAGATCTACTCCTCCCTGCAGGGGGACCTGGCTCACGACTTCTCTGCCCTGTTCCTCCTCACTGTCGCCTGCTCTGTCCTCACAGCTGCCTACATGGCCCGGAGGGTGAAGAACAAGCTCAAGGAAGAGTAA